The following are encoded in a window of Megachile rotundata isolate GNS110a chromosome 2, iyMegRotu1, whole genome shotgun sequence genomic DNA:
- the LOC100875579 gene encoding uncharacterized protein LOC100875579 has translation MKIKSVTILLVILSLSLNTVDVEAGWKFWKKNKDKDATTTIAPDAANPDLTNANAAPGTTSTTAKPPSSRGNVGPAVIGAGDPGLAIGVSSTGGKIKENARPNKPNPGTEVGLDFPSAKPGNPAVGGNTGQGYRDWATDLAGVGDPGRKPPPKLPSEGPALGAGDSRPASYPGNAPKPATPGARPLSGPGGAPVQPTSPGAKPSSQPQPQPQPQPQPRPQQPQPQQPQPQPRPQQPQPQSPGSKPSSVPGQPQPYPNLPGTGGNQVSTLNVGPLKPGGTSPPSPTSRPGSPGSSGKTWADVAGGGSRPNSPTPAPRQPGYPSQPGSPNQPGQTSPKPQVPVQPWSSKPSAGAIAGGALAGGALAGAAAAGAASTTKYSSNPTYSKGNTITDEDLEKLSEALYIKDNNNANKYITLNLQKQTTSSSTTDDASQPLFTVNAQAYQIPTVERVISIYDNYKPETNVNEHISPLQRQEESMLVDTFLSTNVMSAAMRFLADKGKIRKDYYEYKDTLRKIWFNLFSRGQGKIGSSGFEHVFMSELKVSTTGTEVVGLHNWIYYSKEESGGRADYNGYLKKVDLGDKASIVKIRTKYNGHDKPVTTVFVGTSPELEMALYTVCFYARPDGNCPVSLGGTKFNIVTYKFKYRGNDLIGTAYPDI, from the exons TCGACGTTGAGGCAGGATGGAAGTTCTGGAAAAAGAACAAAGACAAAGATGCGACCACAACAATCGCTCCCGATGCCGCAAATCCCGATCTGACGAATGCAAACGCGGCACCAGGCACTACGTCTACAACTGCCAAACCCCCGAGTAGCCGCGGTAATGTAGGACCTGCTGTTATCGGGGCAGGTGATCCTGGATTGGCGATTGGTGTCAGTTCAACCGGTGGGAAGATAAAAGAGAATGCACGGCCAAATAAACCGAACCCAGGAACAGAAGTGGGTCTTGATTTCCCGTCAGCGAAACCAGGTAATCCAGCAGTCGGTGGTAATACTGGCCAAGGATACAGAGACTGGGCTACAGACCTCGCTGGAGTTGGAGACCCCGGAAGGAAACCACCTCCTAAATTACCTTCTGAAGGACCAGCATTAGGCGCTGGAG attCCAGACCAGCCAGTTATCCTGGAAATGCACCAAAGCCGGCAACACCAG GTGCCAGACCACTTTCAGGTCCAGGTGGTGCACCAGTACAACCTACTTCACCAG gtGCTAAACCATCATCTCAACCTCAACCACAACCACAACCTCAACCGCAACCGCGACCGCAACAACCTCAGCCGcagcaaccacaaccacaaccacgacCGCAACAACCACAACCACAGTCACCAG GCTCGAAACCTTCTTCAGTACCAGGACAACCTCAACCATATCCTAATCTACCTGGAACTGGAGGTAATCAAGTATCAACCTTAAACGTGGGACCTTTGAAGCCTGGAGGTACTAGTCCTCCATCTCCCACTTCTAGACCTGGAAGTCCAGGTTCTTCAGGAAAAACCTGGGCTGATGTTGCGGGTGGCGGTAGTAGACCTAATTCCCCTACACCTGCTCCAAGACAACCCGGTTATCCAAGCCAACCTGGCTCTCCAAACCAACCAG GTCAAACATCACCTAAACCACAAGTACCAGTCCAACCATGGTCATCCAAACCGTCTGCAGGTGCAATCGCGGGAGGTGCACTTGCAGGAGGCGCTCTGGCAGGCGCAGCTGCAGCAGGAGCAGCCTCTACGACGAAGTACTCCAGCAATCCTACTTACAGTAAAGGGAATACGATTACGGATGAAGACCTGGAAAAGCTTTCCGAGGCTCTGTATATCAAAGACAATAATAACGCGAACAAATACATTACACTGAATCTGCAAAAACAGACAACCAGCAGCAGTACAACAGATGATGCGTCACAACC ACTATTCACGGTGAACGCACAAGCGTACCAAATTCCAACAGTTGAAAGGGTAATATCAATCTACGATAATTATAAGCCGGAAACCAACGTGAACGAACACATCAGCCCGTTGCAAAGACAAGAGGAAAGTATGTTGGTGGACACCTTCCTTAGTACCAACGTGATGTCAGCTGCCATGAGATTCCTCGCAGATAAAGGAAAAATTCGCAAGGATTATTATGAATACAAGGATACCTTGAGAAAGATCTGGTTTAATCTATTCTCGCGTGGACAGGGCAAGATCGGCAGCTCAGGTTTCGAACACGTTTTCATGTCGGAACTTAAAGTTTCAACGACAGGCACCGAAGTAGTCGGTCTACATAATTGGATCTACTATAGCAAGGAGGAGAGTGGCGGACGAGCAGATTACAATGGATACTTGAAGAAAGTCGATCTTGGAGAT AAAGCCTCTATCGTCAAAATACGCACGAAATATAATGGACACGATAAACCGGTAACTACTGTATTTGTGGGTACCTCACCTGAGTTGGAGATGGCTTTGTACACGGTGTGTTTCTACGCAAGACCGGATGGAAATTGTCCGGTCTCGTTGGGAGGAACGAAGTTCAACATCGTTACATACAAGTTCAAGTACAGAGGTAATGACCTCATAGGAACGGCGTACCctgatatataa
- the LOC100875465 gene encoding putative 2-oxoadipate dehydrogenase complex component E1 homolog isoform X1, whose protein sequence is MHAILQAFRKNTCPRFKRISGHPISRCITYRLGIFTRSYHSENGVYGYRPQSQRHFEVPKECLETRSKNSNFYRLVTAYREHGHKQADINPVAIKKPTFLTELKPERFGLNLTDKVTFKGILEMGKDEGTVQEALQFLNKTYSSSVGLEFSYLETEEEREWFAETAERVLAESLTNETRIAIATEMLKSQTFEQFLAIRFVSLKRYGGEGAESMLAFFYEFFKLCAHDDLKHIVLCMAHRGRLNFLTGMLNFPLVKMFRKLRGFNEFPDNASATGDVVTHYVSSTDLNFDEKNLHVTMLRNPSHLEAVNPVSMGKTRGIMQAVKDGAYSDDENTRWSDKVLNLQVHGDAAYAAQGVDQECLAMTTVPHFEIGGTIHLVINNQLGFTTPASRGRSSRYCTDLAKMISAPVIHVNGDDPEMVVRATRVAFNYQRKFRKDVFVDLNCFRRWGHNELDDPTFTNPLIYKIIENRPTIPDQYAKKLAETNVLSAEKAKSIVENYSARLDQALKEVDTYIPQPVHFTGLWSGMRQADASITEWDTGVDLNLLNFIAKKSVHVHDNTTVHPRLMKSHIQSRLNKINNNERLDWATAEALAIGSLLYQGYNVRISGQDVGRGTFSQRHAMLVDQSTGDIQIPLNSMVEGQTGKLELANSILAEEAVLGYEYGMSISVPTTLTIWEAQFGDFFNGAQVIIDTFVSSGEAKWMLSSGLTILLPHGSDGVGPEHSSCRIERFLQLTDSQENKPDGDNVNMHVVNPTTPAQYFHLLRKQMVRNFRKPLIIVAPKTLLRLVAATSPLTEMGPQTRFKNVIGDDKAKESEVTKVILVTGKHYYALDEYRNSTMQNNVAIIRLESLCPFPVQELLQEIDKYKYAKTFIWSQEEPQNMGAWSFVKTRFENLCGKAVKYSGRVPMAAPAEGEAQMYKREAQEVIVKPFLMK, encoded by the exons ATGCATGCGATTCTACAAGCTTTTCGCAAGAATACATGCCCGCGTTTTAAACGGATAAGTGGTCATCCGATTTCAAGATGCATCACTTATCGACTGGGCATCTTTACACGATCTTATCACAGCGAGAACGGTGTTTATGGATACAGACCGCAATCACAAAGACACTTTGAag taCCAAAAGAATGTTTAGAAACACGATCAAAGAACAGCAATTTCTACAGGCTGGTTACCGCGTACAGAGAGCATGGTCACAAACAAGCGGACATTAACCCAGTCGCGATAAAAAAACCAACGTTTCTAACGGAATTAAAACCAGAAAGGTTTGGATTAAATTTAACCGATAAAGTTACCTTCAAAGGTATTTTAGAAATGGGGAAGGACGAAGGAACAGTACAAGAAGCTTTGCAGTTTTTGAATAAGACTTACAGTAGTTCAGTAGGACTCGAGTTTAGTTATCTGGAG ACCGAGGAAGAAAGAGAATGGTTCGCGGAAACTGCGGAAAGGGTTTTGGCGGAGTCTTTAACCAACGAAACACGAATTGCCATCGCGACGGAAATGCTGAAGAGTCAAACGTTCGAACAATTCTTAGCCATCAGGTTCGTGAGCCTGAAGAGGTACGGCGGTGAAGGTGCTGAGAGTATGCTGGCATTCTTCTACGAGTTCTTCAAGTTGTGCGCACACG ACGACTTGAAACATATCGTATTATGCATGGCTCATCGTGGTCGACTGAATTTCCTCACTGGCATGCTGAATTTCCCGCTGGTGAAAATGTTCCGAAAACTGAGAGGGTTTAACGAATTTCCGGACAACGCGTCCGCCACAGGCGATGTGGTCACTCACTACGTGTCCTCTACCGATTTGAATTTTGACGAGAAAAATCTTCATGTGACAATGTTGCGAAATCCGTCGCATTTGGAGGCTGTAAATCCTGTATCCATGGGGAAAACTAGAGGAATAATGCAGGCTGTTAAAGACGGAGCCTACAGCGATGACGAGAATACACGCTGGAGCGACAAAGTGTTGAACCTCCAA GTACATGGAGATGCTGCTTACGCTGCTCAAGGCGTTGATCAAGAATGCTTAGCCATGACCACGGTTCCTCACTTTGAAATCGGTGGAACCATTCATTTGGTGATCAATAATCAACTAGGTTTCACTACTCCCGCCTCTAGAGGAAGATCATCTAGGTATTGTACGGATCTTGCAAAGATGATCTCTGCTCCAGTGATTCATGTGAATGGAGACGATCCTGAAATGGTTGTTCGAGCGACCAGAGTAGCTTTCAACTACCAGCGGAAATTCAGAAAGGACGTTTTCGTGGATCTGAACTGTTTCAGACGGTGGGGTCATAACGAACTGGACGACCCTACCTTCACGAATCCTCTtatctataaaattatagaGAACCGTCC GACGATACCGGATCAATATGCAAAGAAACTTGCCGAGACTAATGTTCTTTCAGCAGAAAAAGCTAAAAGCATCGTTGAGAATTACAGTGCTCGACTGGACCAAGCACTGAAAGAAGTTGACACTTATATTCCACAGCCTGTGCACTTTACAGGTTTGTGGAGCGGAATGCGGCAAGCCGACGCCAGCATAACAGAATGGGACACGGGTGTTGATTTAAACCTATTAAACTTCATTGCTAAAAAAAGTGTACACGTTCATGACAACACG ACAGTTCATCCTCGTTTAATGAAGAGTCACATTCAATCTCGACTaaacaaaataaacaataatgAACGATTGGACTGGGCTACTGCTGAAGCGTTAGCCATTGGTAGTTTGTTGTATCAAGGATACAATGTTAGAATAAGTGGACAGGACGTGGGCCGTGGTACATTTTCACAGAGACACGCGATGCTAGTTGATCAATCAACTGGAG ACATACAAATTCCATTGAACTCCATGGTTGAAGGACAAACAGGGAAGCTGGAATTAGCCAACAGCATTCTAGCAGAAGAGGCAGTGCTGGGATATGAATATGGTATGAGTATATCTGTGCCAACGACGTTGACCATTTGGGAGGCACAATTTGGTGATTTCTTCAACGGAGCACAAGTCATTATTGATACTTTTGTAAGCAGTGGAGAAGCTAAATGGATGTTAAGCAGTGGTCTAACAATTCTTTTACCTCACGGTTCCGATGGCGTTGGGCCTGAACACAGTTCTTGCAGAATTGAAAGATTTTTGCAGCTCACCGATAGTCAAGAAAATAAACCGGACGGTGATAATGTCAATATGCACGTTGTAAATCCTACGACACCTGCTCAGTACTTTCACCTATTAAGAAAACAA ATGGTAAGAAATTTCCGCAAGCCTTTAATAATTGTGGCTCCAAAAACATTGTTACGTCTTGTAGCAGCAACATCCCCGTTAACAGAAATGGGACCACAGACTAGATTCAAAAATGTTATAG GCGATGATAAAGCGAAAGAATCAGAAGTTACCAAAGTAATTCTGGTAACTGGAAAACATTATTACGCTCTCGATGAGTATAGAAATAGTACGATGCAAAATAATGTAGCTATTATCAGGCTAGAAAGCCTATGTCCCTTCCCCGTTCAAGAATTGTTGCAAGAGATTGATAAGTATAAATATGCAAAAA CTTTTATATGGAGTCAGGAAGAACCACAGAATATGGGAGCATGGAGTTTTGTTAAGACTCGATTTGAAAATCTATGTGGCAAAGCA GTGAAATATAGCGGACGTGTTCCTATGGCTGCACCAGCTGAGGGTGAAGCACAAATGTATAAACGAGAAGCTCAGGAAGTTATTGTTAAACCTTTccttatgaaataa
- the LOC100875465 gene encoding putative 2-oxoadipate dehydrogenase complex component E1 homolog isoform X2 yields MSTQTEEEREWFAETAERVLAESLTNETRIAIATEMLKSQTFEQFLAIRFVSLKRYGGEGAESMLAFFYEFFKLCAHDDLKHIVLCMAHRGRLNFLTGMLNFPLVKMFRKLRGFNEFPDNASATGDVVTHYVSSTDLNFDEKNLHVTMLRNPSHLEAVNPVSMGKTRGIMQAVKDGAYSDDENTRWSDKVLNLQVHGDAAYAAQGVDQECLAMTTVPHFEIGGTIHLVINNQLGFTTPASRGRSSRYCTDLAKMISAPVIHVNGDDPEMVVRATRVAFNYQRKFRKDVFVDLNCFRRWGHNELDDPTFTNPLIYKIIENRPTIPDQYAKKLAETNVLSAEKAKSIVENYSARLDQALKEVDTYIPQPVHFTGLWSGMRQADASITEWDTGVDLNLLNFIAKKSVHVHDNTTVHPRLMKSHIQSRLNKINNNERLDWATAEALAIGSLLYQGYNVRISGQDVGRGTFSQRHAMLVDQSTGDIQIPLNSMVEGQTGKLELANSILAEEAVLGYEYGMSISVPTTLTIWEAQFGDFFNGAQVIIDTFVSSGEAKWMLSSGLTILLPHGSDGVGPEHSSCRIERFLQLTDSQENKPDGDNVNMHVVNPTTPAQYFHLLRKQMVRNFRKPLIIVAPKTLLRLVAATSPLTEMGPQTRFKNVIGDDKAKESEVTKVILVTGKHYYALDEYRNSTMQNNVAIIRLESLCPFPVQELLQEIDKYKYAKTFIWSQEEPQNMGAWSFVKTRFENLCGKAVKYSGRVPMAAPAEGEAQMYKREAQEVIVKPFLMK; encoded by the exons ATGTCTACACAGACCGAGGAAGAAAGAGAATGGTTCGCGGAAACTGCGGAAAGGGTTTTGGCGGAGTCTTTAACCAACGAAACACGAATTGCCATCGCGACGGAAATGCTGAAGAGTCAAACGTTCGAACAATTCTTAGCCATCAGGTTCGTGAGCCTGAAGAGGTACGGCGGTGAAGGTGCTGAGAGTATGCTGGCATTCTTCTACGAGTTCTTCAAGTTGTGCGCACACG ACGACTTGAAACATATCGTATTATGCATGGCTCATCGTGGTCGACTGAATTTCCTCACTGGCATGCTGAATTTCCCGCTGGTGAAAATGTTCCGAAAACTGAGAGGGTTTAACGAATTTCCGGACAACGCGTCCGCCACAGGCGATGTGGTCACTCACTACGTGTCCTCTACCGATTTGAATTTTGACGAGAAAAATCTTCATGTGACAATGTTGCGAAATCCGTCGCATTTGGAGGCTGTAAATCCTGTATCCATGGGGAAAACTAGAGGAATAATGCAGGCTGTTAAAGACGGAGCCTACAGCGATGACGAGAATACACGCTGGAGCGACAAAGTGTTGAACCTCCAA GTACATGGAGATGCTGCTTACGCTGCTCAAGGCGTTGATCAAGAATGCTTAGCCATGACCACGGTTCCTCACTTTGAAATCGGTGGAACCATTCATTTGGTGATCAATAATCAACTAGGTTTCACTACTCCCGCCTCTAGAGGAAGATCATCTAGGTATTGTACGGATCTTGCAAAGATGATCTCTGCTCCAGTGATTCATGTGAATGGAGACGATCCTGAAATGGTTGTTCGAGCGACCAGAGTAGCTTTCAACTACCAGCGGAAATTCAGAAAGGACGTTTTCGTGGATCTGAACTGTTTCAGACGGTGGGGTCATAACGAACTGGACGACCCTACCTTCACGAATCCTCTtatctataaaattatagaGAACCGTCC GACGATACCGGATCAATATGCAAAGAAACTTGCCGAGACTAATGTTCTTTCAGCAGAAAAAGCTAAAAGCATCGTTGAGAATTACAGTGCTCGACTGGACCAAGCACTGAAAGAAGTTGACACTTATATTCCACAGCCTGTGCACTTTACAGGTTTGTGGAGCGGAATGCGGCAAGCCGACGCCAGCATAACAGAATGGGACACGGGTGTTGATTTAAACCTATTAAACTTCATTGCTAAAAAAAGTGTACACGTTCATGACAACACG ACAGTTCATCCTCGTTTAATGAAGAGTCACATTCAATCTCGACTaaacaaaataaacaataatgAACGATTGGACTGGGCTACTGCTGAAGCGTTAGCCATTGGTAGTTTGTTGTATCAAGGATACAATGTTAGAATAAGTGGACAGGACGTGGGCCGTGGTACATTTTCACAGAGACACGCGATGCTAGTTGATCAATCAACTGGAG ACATACAAATTCCATTGAACTCCATGGTTGAAGGACAAACAGGGAAGCTGGAATTAGCCAACAGCATTCTAGCAGAAGAGGCAGTGCTGGGATATGAATATGGTATGAGTATATCTGTGCCAACGACGTTGACCATTTGGGAGGCACAATTTGGTGATTTCTTCAACGGAGCACAAGTCATTATTGATACTTTTGTAAGCAGTGGAGAAGCTAAATGGATGTTAAGCAGTGGTCTAACAATTCTTTTACCTCACGGTTCCGATGGCGTTGGGCCTGAACACAGTTCTTGCAGAATTGAAAGATTTTTGCAGCTCACCGATAGTCAAGAAAATAAACCGGACGGTGATAATGTCAATATGCACGTTGTAAATCCTACGACACCTGCTCAGTACTTTCACCTATTAAGAAAACAA ATGGTAAGAAATTTCCGCAAGCCTTTAATAATTGTGGCTCCAAAAACATTGTTACGTCTTGTAGCAGCAACATCCCCGTTAACAGAAATGGGACCACAGACTAGATTCAAAAATGTTATAG GCGATGATAAAGCGAAAGAATCAGAAGTTACCAAAGTAATTCTGGTAACTGGAAAACATTATTACGCTCTCGATGAGTATAGAAATAGTACGATGCAAAATAATGTAGCTATTATCAGGCTAGAAAGCCTATGTCCCTTCCCCGTTCAAGAATTGTTGCAAGAGATTGATAAGTATAAATATGCAAAAA CTTTTATATGGAGTCAGGAAGAACCACAGAATATGGGAGCATGGAGTTTTGTTAAGACTCGATTTGAAAATCTATGTGGCAAAGCA GTGAAATATAGCGGACGTGTTCCTATGGCTGCACCAGCTGAGGGTGAAGCACAAATGTATAAACGAGAAGCTCAGGAAGTTATTGTTAAACCTTTccttatgaaataa